Genomic window (Streptococcus porcinus):
GTTGGTTTGGATCAACAATTTATGGTTAAAGCACATATTATGATGCCTGAAAATGAAAGTAATAATCTGTATTCTTGGTTACTAAATTTTCAAATTTTAAATGACCATTATCAAGAACTCCTAAAAGAATCTCAATCTTTAAAGGAAAATGATATTTACATTTACTTCAACCCTGATTGGTCTCACCCTGACTATCCCCAAGGTTTAGCCTACTTTGATAAAGACCACAATGTAGCGGCTATCTTAGGCTTAAATTATTTTGGTGAAATAAAAAAAGCAACATTGACTCTAGCTTGGGCAATTGCTGCGCGGCATGATTATGTTGCTTGCCACGGTGGCCTAAAAGAATTCAAAAATGGTAGAAAAGCTTATGTTGCTTCCTTCTTTGGTCTATCCGGCTCTGGAAAATCAACCTTAACACACGCTAAACACGACGGTAAATACCCTATTCAAGTCCTTCATGATGATGCCTTTATTATTTCGACAAAAGACGGTTCTTCTGTCGCCTTAGAGCCAGCTTACTTTGATAAAACAAGTGACTATCCAGCAGGGCACCCAGAACAAAACTACTTCTTAACTGTTCAAAATTGTGGCGTTACGTTGGATTCTGATGGCAATAAAGCGCTAGTCACTGAAGATATCCGCAATGGAAATGGTCGTACCGTTAAATCCCGCTTTGCGACACCAGACCGAGTAGATTGTGTTCATGATCCCATTTCAGCCATTTTTTGGATAATGAAGGACGATTCTCTACCACCTTTAGTGAGAGTTTCTGATCCTATTATGGCCTCTGCCTTAGGCTGTACACTGATGACTAAGCGCTCCAATGCTGAAAATGCAACAGGAGATCTGGGAACTTTAGTTATTGAACCTTATGCTAACCCTTTTCGTATCTATCCCTTACAAGAAGACTTTGAGAAATTTTATCAACTTTTTGCTTCAGGAGTTGATTGCTACATCATCAATACTGGGGACTTTTTAAACCAAAATATTGATAAGCAAACGACTTTATCCTGCATTGAGGCTATTGTCAATCAAACTGCAAGCTTTAAAAACTTTGAAAAAGTTCCTGATTTTTCTTACTTACAACTGGATAAGTTTACGATTGATGAAAACAATGCTGATTACCGTGCTTTGCTAAGAGAAAGAATGGCTTTTCGTCTTAATTTCTTGAAAGACTTGTTTGATGAAGATAAAGAAAATACCCACATAGAGCAAAGTGTCCTTAAGTTAGAAAAGATAATAGCACATTTAAGCTAAAGAAAAACATTAAGTGGTCTAAGATCACTTAATGTTTTTCTTTAGCTTAAATCAATACTAACAGACACTTCTTGGATCGGAACATCATAGAAAGGATCTTCTCTTCGACCTAAGAAATCTCGAGCTTGTTTAGGGAAGGAAGCATAACTGAGAACATCTTCCTCACTTTTAGCATACTGTGCAATATCCTCGCGTAAGCTTGGAAGTTGAGGCTCAATGAGGTCTGCAGGCCGGATAGTGATAACTTCTTCATCACCAATAATTTTTTCCTTAATGCCTGCTGCTAGAGGTGCTGGCGGCCTGCCATAAAGGCCACGAACGTAATCTTTAATCTCATTTGGAACGACTTTAAATCGTTCCCCTGAAATGATATTCATCAAAGCTTGAGTTCCGACCATTTGTGATAATGGCGTTACCAATGGTGGGTATCCCAAGTCTGCTCGGACTCGAGGTACTTCTGCTAAAACGTCCTCATATTTATCAGCTAAGCCTTGTTCTGTTAACTGGCTTAATAGGTTAGATAGCATACCACCTGGTACTTGATAAATCAGGGTTTTAGGTTCTATATCTTTTACTTTTGGATTCAGCAGCCCCTCAGCACGGAAATGATCACGCACTGTATTAAGATGCGCAGCTACTTTTTCGACTTCTTTTAAGTTAATACCTGTTTCAAAACCTAAATCTTCAAGACCCATAACCACTGATTCGGTTGCGGGTTGGCTTGTCCCGCCAGCAAATGAAGATACTGCTGTATCAATAATATCAGCACCAGCTTCTGCAACCTTGAGATAAGTCATTTCTGAAATACCACTGGTTGCATGAGTATGGATTTCAAGTGGTAAATCCACTACTGATTTAATACCTTTGACCAAATCATAACCTATTTGTGGGGTAAGAACTCCTGCCATATCTTTGATACATATCGAGTCCGCACCCATTTGCGCATATTCTTCTGCCAATTTAACAAAGTAGTCGACAGTGTGAACAGGACTTGTGGTATAAGAAATTGCAACCTGCGCATGTCCCCCAAACTCCTTGGTAGCTGCTACAGCTGTTTGCAAATTACGAGGATCGTTTAAGGCATCGAAAATTCGAATAATATCAATCCCATTTTCAATCGATTTTTGGACAAAAGATCTTACAACATCATCGGCGTAATTGCGATAACCTAACAAATTTTGACCACGTAATAACATTTGTAATTTCGTTTTCTTGACTGCCTTACGGATAGTACGTAGACGCTCCCAAGGATCTTCATCTAAATATCGAAGACAAGAGTCAAAAGTTGCACCCCCCCAGACCTCTAAGGCATGATAGCCGGCATTGTCTAAGTTTTCTAAGATTGGTAGCATCTGTTCTGTTGTCATACGTGTTGCAATTTGGCTTTGCTGTCCATCTCTAAGAACTGTTTCCGTAATACGGACTTTTGTCATTTTATTCCTCCTTAGTGTGACTAATTGTTGAAGCGATGATTTGCTGAATAGCTTCCTGCATTTCCTCTACGCTGTGTTTACGAGAACGTCCACATACTTTAGCGTCCTCCGAGCAGACATAGCATCTTCTAGTTGGCAGACCAAGATCTTGGCGGCTAATAGACTGCAAATGTCCATCTGCTAAGGTAAGCACATCAAGATCAAATAGCCTCCCTAAAGGATTTTCCGTCTCAAGAGCAATCATCCTTTCTTTCAGAGAAGTTGCTGATAAATTAGTTAAAAGATAGTACTCAGCTCCTGTTTTTAAAGGGAGATACATGTCATAGGAAATGACTTGGTCAGCTAATTTTGCCTGAACGACGGCTATCATCTCTTCAAATAACGCTAATAGTTGCGGTGAGGTTTTTATTGGTCCTGGAATATTCATTGTTACCGATAGGAGATTAGTGTCGGTATTTTCTTTCAATAAAGAGAAATGTTGGAAACTTCGTTGCTCTCTAGCTTCCATCATCTCTTCCAAACTTATTTTTTCACCAGCAAATAAATCATCATTAGACATTATGGACAACATCAATCAAACTTCCATCACGATATTCAATTAAGGCAACTACTTTATCTCCATATTGGATAGCATCAGGTTGACCAACGATGGCATAAGCTTTATCTTTCAACTCTTGAATTGTCAATTGTGGTACTTTTAAATCCTTAAAATGTTCTACTAAATCAGGTCTATTGGGATTAATAGCTATACCAATCTCAGTGACAATGACATCAACACTTGTTCCGGGAGTGATGACCGTGTTAACTTGGTCTACAAAGGTTGGAATACGACCACGTACCAGTGGTGAAATCACTAAGCTCATTTTCGCAGCAAATGCTGTATCACAATGACCACCCGAAGCGCCGCGGATAACGCCATCTGAACCAGTCATAACATTAACATTAAAGTCAGTATCAACTTCTAAAGCTGATAAGATACAAGTATCTAGCTGGTTAATAACTGAACCTTTGCTCAATGGTGAGGCATACATATTAGCATCAATTTCATAATGTTGACTATTTTTATCTAAAGAAATAGCTGATGGATGGTCAAAGTCCTGAACATCGATAATTTTTTCAACTAAACCTTCTTGTAGAAGCTCAACCATGGCATTGGTAATGCCGCCTAAAGCAAAGCTGGCTGTGACACCATCTTTAAGCATCTGTTCTCTCATATAGCGAGTAACTGCTAATGAAGCTCCGCCTGTTCCCGTTTGGAAAGAAAAACCTTCTTTATAATAAGGGGAATTGGTGATAACTTTTGAAGCATACTCAGCAATGAGCAACTCTTTAGGATTTTTCGTGAAGCGCGTCGCACCTTTGGCGATACCTGCTGGGTCACCAATAGCATCAACGACAACGACATAGTCTACATCAGTTTGAGGTATTGAAATTGGCGTGTTTGGATACGGCATTAAACTATCTGTAATAATGACAACCTGATCTGCATACTTAGCGTCAATCATAGCATAACCTAAGGATCCACAGGTCGCTTTACCTTTGGTTCCATTGGCATTTCCATAAGCATCTGAACTTGGAGCTCCCAAGAAGGCAACATCAATATGGATATCCCCTGAGGCAATGGCACGCGCACGACCTCCATGTGAGCGGATAACGACAGGATTTTCCATTATTCCTGAAGAGATAGCCGCACCTACTTTATCACGTAATCCAGAAGATGTGATATTGGTGACTACCCCATTTTTGATATGCTCAATCAGGGGCTCATGAATATTGGCAATTGAGCTTGGAGCAATTGATATATTTTTGATTCCTAGATTAGCAATTTCCTCTAAAACCATGTTCATGACATAGTCCCCTTCACGGAAATGATGATGGAAGGAGATCGTCATGCCATCTTTTAGGCTGGTTTTTTCAATTGCTTCACGGATGCTTGCCAACATTTTATTATCTTTTGGTTTAACTGGTCGAATAGTCCGACTTGCTTCTTGGTAATTTTGAATATGCGCTAATTCACCTTCAAATATACCATATAAGTCAGCATATTCTTGAGGAATGTCGCGTTTAACTTTATTGATAACCATTAGATATCCTCCTCAGTAAGTAATTGAGCAGCTTTGGCAAGC
Coding sequences:
- a CDS encoding oxaloacetate decarboxylase subunit alpha, which produces MTKVRITETVLRDGQQSQIATRMTTEQMLPILENLDNAGYHALEVWGGATFDSCLRYLDEDPWERLRTIRKAVKKTKLQMLLRGQNLLGYRNYADDVVRSFVQKSIENGIDIIRIFDALNDPRNLQTAVAATKEFGGHAQVAISYTTSPVHTVDYFVKLAEEYAQMGADSICIKDMAGVLTPQIGYDLVKGIKSVVDLPLEIHTHATSGISEMTYLKVAEAGADIIDTAVSSFAGGTSQPATESVVMGLEDLGFETGINLKEVEKVAAHLNTVRDHFRAEGLLNPKVKDIEPKTLIYQVPGGMLSNLLSQLTEQGLADKYEDVLAEVPRVRADLGYPPLVTPLSQMVGTQALMNIISGERFKVVPNEIKDYVRGLYGRPPAPLAAGIKEKIIGDEEVITIRPADLIEPQLPSLREDIAQYAKSEEDVLSYASFPKQARDFLGRREDPFYDVPIQEVSVSIDLS
- the citF gene encoding citrate lyase subunit alpha, coding for MVINKVKRDIPQEYADLYGIFEGELAHIQNYQEASRTIRPVKPKDNKMLASIREAIEKTSLKDGMTISFHHHFREGDYVMNMVLEEIANLGIKNISIAPSSIANIHEPLIEHIKNGVVTNITSSGLRDKVGAAISSGIMENPVVIRSHGGRARAIASGDIHIDVAFLGAPSSDAYGNANGTKGKATCGSLGYAMIDAKYADQVVIITDSLMPYPNTPISIPQTDVDYVVVVDAIGDPAGIAKGATRFTKNPKELLIAEYASKVITNSPYYKEGFSFQTGTGGASLAVTRYMREQMLKDGVTASFALGGITNAMVELLQEGLVEKIIDVQDFDHPSAISLDKNSQHYEIDANMYASPLSKGSVINQLDTCILSALEVDTDFNVNVMTGSDGVIRGASGGHCDTAFAAKMSLVISPLVRGRIPTFVDQVNTVITPGTSVDVIVTEIGIAINPNRPDLVEHFKDLKVPQLTIQELKDKAYAIVGQPDAIQYGDKVVALIEYRDGSLIDVVHNV
- a CDS encoding phosphoenolpyruvate carboxykinase (ATP) — its product is MATINCFPKENIRKDNSHFSEAKALIETAFYGNNVKLIKSLEEAYNLAFNAPNTIVLDQTVSHPHDLGLPTNAKVLLANSGAIVGRTAKARRLSGKNPEEDCQIAAILREALYQSGFKPFISGQAVVGLDQQFMVKAHIMMPENESNNLYSWLLNFQILNDHYQELLKESQSLKENDIYIYFNPDWSHPDYPQGLAYFDKDHNVAAILGLNYFGEIKKATLTLAWAIAARHDYVACHGGLKEFKNGRKAYVASFFGLSGSGKSTLTHAKHDGKYPIQVLHDDAFIISTKDGSSVALEPAYFDKTSDYPAGHPEQNYFLTVQNCGVTLDSDGNKALVTEDIRNGNGRTVKSRFATPDRVDCVHDPISAIFWIMKDDSLPPLVRVSDPIMASALGCTLMTKRSNAENATGDLGTLVIEPYANPFRIYPLQEDFEKFYQLFASGVDCYIINTGDFLNQNIDKQTTLSCIEAIVNQTASFKNFEKVPDFSYLQLDKFTIDENNADYRALLRERMAFRLNFLKDLFDEDKENTHIEQSVLKLEKIIAHLS
- the citX gene encoding citrate lyase holo-[acyl-carrier protein] synthase — its product is MSNDDLFAGEKISLEEMMEAREQRSFQHFSLLKENTDTNLLSVTMNIPGPIKTSPQLLALFEEMIAVVQAKLADQVISYDMYLPLKTGAEYYLLTNLSATSLKERMIALETENPLGRLFDLDVLTLADGHLQSISRQDLGLPTRRCYVCSEDAKVCGRSRKHSVEEMQEAIQQIIASTISHTKEE